In Cryptomeria japonica chromosome 10, Sugi_1.0, whole genome shotgun sequence, a genomic segment contains:
- the LOC131063426 gene encoding uncharacterized protein LOC131063426: MEVVSHVNHAVAKKLWNMVKAVFMMLRKEIVLKRKMVLEMQMMMKRGKMLGKSLGSLMFHHSHGKSRHYRTGFGVKEYEFSCSNTPISFHIGKKKHNFFPSIPCIQPHAVDEEDCYSNAIVVSQSEYFSKNNMDFSDLPGVDESTRPLSPFCWGNNLSCCEEERVDREAEEFISRFYQQMRLQRQVSFLQYDEMLARGAQ, from the coding sequence ATGGAGGTTGTTTCTCATGTCAATCATGCTGTGGCGAAGAAGTTATGGAATATGGTGAAGGCGGTATTTATGATGCTGAGAAAAGAAATTGTTCTGAAGAGGAAAATGGTGTTGGAGATgcagatgatgatgaaaagagggAAAATGCTTGGAAAATCtctggggagcttgatgtttcacCATTCTCATGGGAAGAGCCGCCATTACAGGACTGGTTTTGGTGTTAAGGAATATGAGTTTTCCTGTAGTAATACTCCCATTTCCTTTCATATTGGGAAGAAAAAGCATAATTTTTTTCCTTCTATTCCTTGCATTCAACCTCATGCTGTTGATGAAGAGGACTGCTATTCAAACGCCATTGTTGTTTCTCAGTCTGAATATTTCTCCAAGAACAACATGGATTTCTCAGATTTGCCTGGCGTGGATGAATCCACAAGGCCTCTTTCGCCCTTTTGTTGGGGTAATAATTTGAGCTGCTGCGAAGAAGAGCGTGTTGACAGAGAAGCAGAGGAGTTCATTTCGAGATTCTACCAGCAGATGAGATTACAACGACAAGTTTCTTTTTTGCAGTATGATGAAATGCTTGCCAGGGGCGCCCAGTAA